The genomic window GGCCATCGATCGCAACACCTCCCAGAGGTCCAACCGAGCCCCCGGATCCAGGCCCGTGCTCGGTTCATCCAGCAACAACACCTGGGGACGATGCAGCATCCCCTTGGCCAACTCGACGCGTCGCTTCAAACCGCCCGACAGCTTTTCGCAAAACTCGCCGCGTCGATCTTCCAGCTTCAAGGATTTCAAAACTTCGTCGCGCCGCTGCTTCAGAGCTTGGCCCGATAAACCATACAGGGCGGCTTGGCAGGCGATGTTTTCGTCGACCGTCAGCTTCTTGTCCAGGCTCGGAGCCTGAAACACGATGCCGATCCGCCCTCGCACGGCCAACGGGTCGGTGACCTCCGCGCCGGCCACGGTGATCTGGCCACTCTGCAGCGGCATCAAGGTGGAAATCAAACGAAACAGCGTGGTCTTGCCGCTACCGTTGGGGCCGAGCAGTGCGAAAATCTGGCCGCTTTCGACTTGCAGGTCGACTCCCTGCAGGGCCGCTCGATCACCGTAGCGGTGCTGGACACCGCGGACGCAGATCGCGGCGTCAGAAAAACAGTCGGAAGGTTGAGTTGGTTGTGCGGACACGGTCGGTAGGGGGAGAGAGTGGCGAGTGGCGGGGTTGCGAGTGGCGAGTGGCGAGTGGCGAGTGGCGGCAAGCGTGCTGCTCGAGGCGGCTTAGGCCCAGAGGGCGGCCAGCACCAACACCAACATGGCTGCAGGAAGTTGCAACAGCGAGGCCCGCATCATCCGTCGAGCGGAGGCATCATCGCGTTGCCGTGCGAAGCGAATCGAGTCGCGGATCAAGCCGTAGGAGACCAACAGCATTAGGCTGGACAACACTGCGGCACTCCAGCCCGAATCTAACAGACACACCAGAGCGACCAGAACGCCAAGCAGCGCCAGCGCGCCGGCCACCGATTGCGCCGCCGCGCTGCGGCCACTGGGTTCGACCACGGGCGTCATCAGAAATCCGGCTTGACCGTATTCGTGACGATACATCCAAGCGATGGCCATGAAGTGCGGGTATTGCCAAGCGACCAACACGGCCACCAACAACCAGCCCTGCGGATCAGCCACCGAGCCACCGGCGGCGGTGTAGCCGATCATCATCGGCAACGCCCCGGAAATCGCGCCGACCGTGGTATTCCAAGCCGTTCGCGTTTTCATGGGAGTGTAGATCAGCACATAGGTCAGCCAGGTCGCCAACCCAAAGGCCGCCGGAACGAGCCCGGTAAAGATCGCCAGGTATGCGGTTCCGCTGATGCCCAAGACAGCACAGTACAACACGGCCGCTGCCGTACTGATGCGACCGGCCGGCAAGGGACGGGTGCGAGTCCGCCGCATTCGGCAATCGATTTCGCGTTCCCAAATCTGATTCATCGTTCCCGCGCTGGCCCCCACCAAGGCGGTGCCCAACAGGGTGTGCAGCAGAACGACCAGATCCAAACTGCGGCCTGCCGCAGCCACCGCGGCGACCGCGGCGGTGACCA from Roseimaritima ulvae includes these protein-coding regions:
- a CDS encoding ABC transporter ATP-binding protein, which gives rise to MSAQPTQPSDCFSDAAICVRGVQHRYGDRAALQGVDLQVESGQIFALLGPNGSGKTTLFRLISTLMPLQSGQITVAGAEVTDPLAVRGRIGIVFQAPSLDKKLTVDENIACQAALYGLSGQALKQRRDEVLKSLKLEDRRGEFCEKLSGGLKRRVELAKGMLHRPQVLLLDEPSTGLDPGARLDLWEVLRSMAADGMTILLTTHLLEEAEKADRLAILAEGKIIAEGTPDALQAELGEGLVTVTSDDPESTEKIIREQLGLTPQRVQQQVRIHSSNPAALVPQLAERLGDSARSITVGRPGLEDVFIAKTGHRFWAPSDLQD
- the cyoE gene encoding heme o synthase, translated to MAAPPPPARLHHTAEPNASVAGEVAARPAPDSAPVTTESSAVSLRSDLVTLTKPRIVVMVLVTAAVAAVAAAGRSLDLVVLLHTLLGTALVGASAGTMNQIWEREIDCRMRRTRTRPLPAGRISTAAAVLYCAVLGISGTAYLAIFTGLVPAAFGLATWLTYVLIYTPMKTRTAWNTTVGAISGALPMMIGYTAAGGSVADPQGWLLVAVLVAWQYPHFMAIAWMYRHEYGQAGFLMTPVVEPSGRSAAAQSVAGALALLGVLVALVCLLDSGWSAAVLSSLMLLVSYGLIRDSIRFARQRDDASARRMMRASLLQLPAAMLVLVLAALWA